One window of Watersipora subatra chromosome 3, tzWatSuba1.1, whole genome shotgun sequence genomic DNA carries:
- the LOC137390459 gene encoding uncharacterized protein encodes MGELCGLWNIDKTWTTPYHPQGNCIVERNNRSLGDSLWALLLCRGPSEWDLLLPQKMRVFRGTPHFATGETANYMMMGRKLRLPDQLSEPVAAASQAVQPYVLGLASRLEETYDILRERQMKVQVKDEEEPLLFEVGDLVLLVNKRR; translated from the coding sequence ATGGGCGAATTATGTGGTCTATGGAACATAGATAAAACGTGGACTACGCCGTACCACCCCCAAGGAAATTGCATTGTGGAAAGAAACAACCGGAGCCTAGGAGATTCCTTATGGGCCTTGCTCCTGTGTCGTGGACCTTCAGAGTGGGACTTGCTATTACCTCAAAAAATGAGGGTCTTCCGAGGCACTCCCCACTTCGCCACAGGTGAGACCGCGAACTATATGATGATGGGCAGAAAGCTGAGACTGCCAGACCAGCTCTCGGAACCCGTCGCAGCCGCTAGTCAGGCAGTACAGCCTTACGTACTGGGACTAGCCAGCCGGCTGGAAGAAACCTATGACATCCTCCGGGAACGCCAGATGAAGGTCCAAGTGAAGGATGAAGAGGAGCCCCTGTTGTTTGAGGTGGGAGACTTGGTGCTGCTGGTCAATAAGAGACGTTGA